The Cryptosporangium phraense DNA window GTCGCTGGCCATCACTTCGATCGTGACCGATCGCTTATGCGGATCCATCCCGGATCACTACCCCGCGCCAACCGGACGACGGGCTGGTCAAAGCACTGTTCATTACTGCGTCAGTTCCTTCAGCGCCCCCTGCGACCACCAGGAAAAGTCGTGAGGGCACCGCTACTTCGAGCGCGGGGCACACCCCTCTTCAGCCACTCCGACCCTGAAGCGACGCCCGGCCCGCGCAGGCCACGAGAGAGCCACACGACCCGCGTGGGCAGCCGCGAGGGGAGCAACGAACCGGGCGCCTGGACGCTACCCCGTCGGGCACCGTCCTACCGCCCATTAGATAAGTAGCCGCGGATAACGAACTCGCCGGCGGCAGCGGCAACGGCCCGCGCGCCGTCGGAGCCGGTGGTTGATCGGCGGTTGCTCGGATGTAACGCAGCGTCGTGGGCGGGGGTGGTTCGTGGTGACGTGGCGACCACCGATCGACGCCTTCGGGCTCCGAGCTCAGGCTCCGTAGCGAATGTCACCAGGTAGTTCGTGGTAGCGCTGAGCGGGTCCTGGTGGTACAAATCGACTAGACGACTCGATAAACCTTCATTCCGGACTTTTAATCCGCGGGTCTGTTAACCAGTGCTATCTAGTGCGTTCTTTTGTTAGCCCGTGAGGTGCTAAAACGTCATTTCGGGCGGCACGCGGTGGTCTCTTCAGGAATCCGCGGGCTTACTGGTGGCTTCGCCGCGAGGGCGCGCGTCGATGGGAGCCGGCGAGGCTGATGTTGGTCTGCTCGCCGTTCGCGTGGCTGATGATCGCCGGTCAGCCGATGTCGAAGAACTGGTCGTGGTCGAGGCGCGCTCCGAGCGCGGCGAGCCGTTGAATCGTGCGTGAGCTGTAGGCGACCGCGGCGGCCGACGGGACGGGGTCGTCTCCGTCGGCATGGTGGCTGGTGCTTTTGATGACCACCATCACTCCGGTGCTGAGCCCGAGCGCATTGCAGGCGTGCCGGAGGCGGTCGGTGTAAGGCTCGACAGCGTCGAGGAGGCGGGTGACGACCTTCTCGCTGTTGGGCGTCTCCAGCGGCGGGACGCCGAACTTCCAGGCGGCGAAGTTCCGCGGCGGCCCTTGGCGGTACGGGGTCGGGTCACCGCGGCGCCAGGACTCGGTGGGAAGTAGCCCGACGAGTTCGGTGACCCGGTCGGGGTCGAACGCCATCTGTTCGAGTTGGGCCGGCGTGTAAGGCGGCTGGCCGAAGTCGCCTTCTCGGCTGAAGTAGAGGTATGCCCGCTGGAGGTAGGTCGCCGCGCGATAGCTTTCCATCAGGAGTCGGACGCTACGGCAATGTCGCTGCTCGGCGCCTCGATCGAGCGGCACCGCCGCAACGCGCGTCGTCCACCGGGAGAGGCGGCTGTCGGGCAGCTTCCTCGATTGGTCGGCTCACGCCGCTGGCGATGGGTAACCGCGGACGATTTGGGCCGGGTTCGGGCGTCCAACGGACGCGGTCGGCGTGCCACGCGTTGGTCGGTGTGTCGAACGGTCTGGGAGGCGCGTTGCGCGCGTGAATCGGCTCGAACGGGCGGCCGGCCGCCACGGACGTTGTCCGCCGTGCGTCCGGCCCCAGTGATAGCCCCTGGAACACAGCGGGACACAACCGGACACCCCGCCGCCCGCAGCGCGGACGAAGCCAGCGGACACGAAACAGCCCCTGTCCAGCGTTTCCGCTGGCCAGGGGCTGTTTGCCCTGCGTGTGGCGGGTGAAGGATTCGAACCTTCGTAGGCTGAGCCGACGGATTTACAGTCCGCTCCCTTTGGCCACTCGGGCAACCCGCCTAGGGACTTGCACGTGCCGTACTGCCAAGAGGCAGGATAGCCAATGACCCAGCCCGGGCACCAATCAGGTACCCGACACTCACCGGGAGGAGCACGACACCGTGGCGGACTCGTCGTTCGACGTCGTCAGCAAGGTCGACCGGCAGGAGGTCGACAACGCCCTCAACCAGGCCGCCAAGGAGCTGAGCCAGCGCTTCGACTTCCGTGGCACGAACTCGTCGATCGACTGGGCGGGCGAAGAGGCGGTCACCCTGCAGGCCGACACCGAGGAGCGCCTCCTGGCGGCGCTCGAGGTGTTCAAGGACAAGCTGGTCAAGCGGGGCATCAGCCTCAAGGCGTTCGACGCGGGCGACCCCCAGCAGTCCGGCAAGGCCTATAAGCTGAGCGGCACGATCGTGCAGGGCATCGAGAGCGAGAAGGCCAAGAAGATCGCCAAGGCCATCCGGGACGAGGGCTTCAAGGGCGTCCAGGCCCAGATCCAGGGCGACCAGCTCCGGGTCACCGGCAAGAAGCGCGACGACCTCCAGGCCGTCATCGCACTCCTCAAGGCCCAGGACTTCGGCATCCCCCTCCAGTTCACGAACTATCGCTAGGCCGTACTTCAAAGGCCAGCCGCCCGCCGTGGCCGAGGCCGAGGCAACGCGGCCGGTCGCCGCCTGGCCCGCGCCCACGACGGCCTGAACTCTGAAGCACCGCCTAGTTCGAGTAGACGCGCGACGGGGCGACGAGCACCGCTGTTCGCCGCTCCGCGCGCATCACCCGATCGAACTCGTCGAAATCCTCGTGGGTGCCGCCGGCCGCGGTGAAGATCTCCCGCAGCAGCAACCGCAGCTCCTCCGGGTCCGCGTCGTCCGGCCCGACCAGCCGGGCGCGCCCCTCGACCGCCACCCACTCCCACCCGACCCGTACCACAACCGTCACCTGAGGGCGTTCCCGCAGGTAGTCGAGCTTTCGCGCGCCCCCGCGCACCACGAACGCGACCTCGCCGGACCCGCCCAGCACCCCCGCATTCACCACCGACGACTGGATCGTCCCGTCGGCCCGCAGCGTCGAGACCACCGACAGCCCCTGCTCCCCGGCCACCAGCCGAGCCACATCCGATAGATCAGCCATGGGCGCGACTGTATGCCTCCCGACCGACACAAAATCCGCCTGTGGACAGACGCCACCCCCTCCCGCCCAGAACCTAAGCTCCCCC harbors:
- a CDS encoding DUF4279 domain-containing protein, translating into MESYRAATYLQRAYLYFSREGDFGQPPYTPAQLEQMAFDPDRVTELVGLLPTESWRRGDPTPYRQGPPRNFAAWKFGVPPLETPNSEKVVTRLLDAVEPYTDRLRHACNALGLSTGVMVVIKSTSHHADGDDPVPSAAAVAYSSRTIQRLAALGARLDHDQFFDIG
- a CDS encoding YajQ family cyclic di-GMP-binding protein, with product MADSSFDVVSKVDRQEVDNALNQAAKELSQRFDFRGTNSSIDWAGEEAVTLQADTEERLLAALEVFKDKLVKRGISLKAFDAGDPQQSGKAYKLSGTIVQGIESEKAKKIAKAIRDEGFKGVQAQIQGDQLRVTGKKRDDLQAVIALLKAQDFGIPLQFTNYR
- a CDS encoding TIGR03618 family F420-dependent PPOX class oxidoreductase, which encodes MADLSDVARLVAGEQGLSVVSTLRADGTIQSSVVNAGVLGGSGEVAFVVRGGARKLDYLRERPQVTVVVRVGWEWVAVEGRARLVGPDDADPEELRLLLREIFTAAGGTHEDFDEFDRVMRAERRTAVLVAPSRVYSN